From Candida dubliniensis CD36 chromosome 7, complete sequence, the proteins below share one genomic window:
- a CDS encoding 60S acidic ribosomal protein P1 (Similar to S. cerevisiae RPP1): MSTEASVSYAALILADAEQEITSEKLLAITKAAGANVDQVWADVFAKAVEGKDLKELLFSFAAAAPASGAAAGSTAGAAAGGEAAAEEAAEEEAAEESDDDMGFGLFD; the protein is encoded by the coding sequence ATGTCTACTGAAGCCTCCGTATCATACGCTGCTTTGATCTTAGCAGATGCTGAACAAGAAATCACTtctgaaaaattattagcCATCACCAAGGCTGCTGGTGCCAATGTTGACCAAGTTTGGGCTGATGTTTTCGCTAAAGCCGTTGAAGGTAAAGACTTGAAggaattattattctcttttgctgctgctgctccAGCTTCTGGTGCTGCTGCCGGATCTACTGCCGGTGCTGCTGCTGGTGGTGAAGCTGCTGCTGAAGAAGCtgctgaagaagaagctgCCGAAGAATCTGATGACGACATGGGTTTCGGTTTATTCGATTAA